One Aegilops tauschii subsp. strangulata cultivar AL8/78 chromosome 2, Aet v6.0, whole genome shotgun sequence genomic window, tcaaagtcaatcaagcaggaagtagggtattacctccattaagagggcccgaacctgggtaaacatcgtgtcccccgcctcctgttaccttctatcctcagacgcacagttcgggccccctacccgagatcggccggtttcgACACCGACACCACCACTTTATTAACAGGTGCTGCTTGGTTCAGTTCGTCAGAGGTATTAAGAAAACCTTCTTTTTGGTCTTTTCTTTCTTGCCACCACTTTAACAGGTGTTGCTTGGTTCGGTTCGTCAGAGGTATTATGCAATGAGAGCGTAAGTTGCGGTTTTTTTCTGGATTCTTTTTTATTGGTGCGCTTAGCACCTTTCTTAGTACCCCTTGATCAAATCTCTTATTGTTTTTGTGCATTAAGCTTTGGAATATGTTTATTTGCTAATATGATGGTCGGTCGAAGTTTAGTAAAGATTTTAAGTGGGTTTGCTTGGACTATGTGCCCAAATCCGCTATATATTTGACACGGGTTTGCCGAGTCTCAACTATTGATAAAGCGGTCATGCTTCCTTCGCCTAAAAGAGAATTTAATTTGGTGGCTCTTTCTAAAAGGGGCGGTCTTTGTGGCACCTATCAAGAGGGACATTGACAACCTCGCCTCCATCTTGAGAGGCTTCGGCGAGGTGACGGGCCTATGCGCCAACTTCCAAAAAGCTCGGTCGTGCCAATTCAATGCAATCATCTTGACCTTGAGCAAATCCTTCAAAGTATGCCGGCAACTAGGGCCTCCTTCTCCATGAAATACTTAGGGCTACCGTAGTCGATGTGGCATCTAAAGAAGGTTGATTTCAAATATCGTGAGGACAAGCAATCCGGAAAATTCGTCACTTGGGATGGGCAAAACATCACCTCTATTGAACGCACGACCCTCGTCAAATCGGCCATCTCCCCCCAAGCGATGTTTAGGTTTCCTAGTTTTACTTCTATTTTTGttgctttttctttttctttctgtaCTTTTCCTATTATCCTATTTTTCTTCCTTCTTCTatgttttttgtttctttttttcaAAAATTCCTAAACTTCAAAAAATAAGGATTTAAAAATTGTTCAAGTTTTAAACTTCAATTGTGCTTTTTCAAAATGAGGTTGGAATTTCAATTTTTCGGGTATGATTTCAAACAATGTTCACGTTTTAAAAAAATCTCACAATTTCAAGAAATGTTCacattttcaaaaattgttcatgatttttggaaaataataattcataaacatttttttattCACATGAAATATATCTTGAATACGCGAACTTCTTTTCGAATTCATGAATAGTTTTTGAATATCATGATTTTTGAATTCAAAAACTTATTTTGCAATCGctggaacattttttgaaatcacatttgttttcttttcgtattgctgattttttaaatttcatgaactttttttgcCTTCACGAACATGTTTTGCATTTTGTGTAAACATTATTCTAATTCGCAGTCATCTTtggaatttgtgaacattttttaaattcttgaataattttcaaattcatgaacatttttcgaaTTCAAGGACATCGTTTGAATTTCTGAGCATTTTTTATTTTACAAGAAAATTTGAATTTGTGAACAGTTTTTCAATTCACCATGATTCTCGAATTGATGAACATTATTTTGATTGACATACATTATTTTTCAAATTCAGAAACATTTttgaattcgtgaacattttttgaattcatgaacattttattaTATTCGGGAACATATCTGAATGTATTAACATTTTCTAAAATATTTAAACGAAAGCAACcgaaattgaaaaaaaaaatctttGTGAAAAATCCGGACAGATAAACGACCAGCGGGGAGAGCTGGCGCGATCGCTTAAAGCGATATATAGCAGCGCCCCAAACCAAGGATCCTCACGGGCGGGGCGGGAGCGAGCACTCCTTGGGCCTGGTTGCGTCGTTGTACCGGTTGCTCCTGTCGAGGCAGTAGTCGTAGATGACGTAGTGGTTGTCGCGCACCCACTGCAGGTCGGCCAGCGCCTTGGGGGAGAGGTTGAAGTGCGTGGACTCGGCGGGCTCGGTGCCGCACCACAGCACGCCGGGAGACGGCTGGCACCAGGTGACGTTGTAGTTGCGGTAGTAGGAGACGAAGGGCGCCAGCGACCAGTCCGTCTTGACGCGCCCGCCCTGCGTCGCCCAGTCCTCCGCGCTCCACAGGCTCCCGTACACGCGCTGCCGCTGGTACGACGGGAACGGCACGCCCTGGTCCTCGTTGTTGTCGAACGTCCGGACCGTCACGCCGTCCACCTCGATCCTACAAAACAAATTAGGTTATCAGGTCAGGTCTATACGTTCAGATCGACATGCATATATCATCTAGGTACGTAGTACAGTACGTACGTAAGAAGAGAGATCGAGAAATGTGCTAGTCTACTAGCTTGCTTACGTGATGCGCTTGGGGTTCCAGACGATGGAGTAGGTGTGGTACTCGGAGCTGGGGTCGAACCAGAGCTTGAACTGCTGCTCCCGGCCGCCGACGCCGTTGGCGAAGATGTTGGTGTGGAGCGTGTAAGGCTCGCCGGTGGAGTTGCCCAGGAATTCCAGGTCGATCTCGTCGTGAACCTCCCACGGCCCTTCCGAGATGGTCTGTACGTACGTACGCGTGCATCCAGAATTATATTCACCCGCGTCAGAGGTCAACTTTCAGACATGCACATTTGCACTGACGCAATTCTCAGTTTCTCACAGAAGAAAACGAACTGTAGAGGTACTTACGTAGACAGTGCAGACGGTGCCGGCGGAGTTGCCTTCGATGAGCTTGATGTCGATGTCGATGCGGACGAAATGGTACATTTCCTTGGACTTGAAGGCGGAGCCCCGGTTATAGTCCAGCGAGAGCGCCAGCGCCTCGCTCTCGCCGTCCATGAAGTAGTAGGTATGGTCGGCGCTCCATATGATCTCGATGTCCTCGTAGATGTCCGCCCTGCCTATATCGACGGCCAGGAGGAAGGCCAAGGCTACGCACAGGAGCCGAAGCTTTGGCCTACAAGGCAATGCTGGCGCCATGGCTAGCTAGCTATCCCTGCCGGCCGCTTTGTGTAGTGCCGAGGAACTAGCCAGCCTTtctcttgagagagagaggggcttcTGTATATATATTAATTGGAGACGAAAGTGATGAGGAAATGCGTGAGAGATTGAATGCCAGCCTTGCCCACGGCCGAAGGGAGGGCGAACCTGCTGCTGGTTTGGGAAGCTTGCTAGGTTTGGAAGCGCTGGCCGGCCGTCCCGTCACATGCAATGCACGAGAGGTCCCTTTGCTAGAAGGAGAGCTGAACAATGTACTTTGCCTAGTGGGACGCACTTGCAATGGAAGCCGTAGGTTAGCTAGGCTGGTTACATCTCAGTAAACTGATATCTTATCAGACGCACGCTGACCTGACCTCAATCATGCATACACTACACATGCAGCTCGACTCAGATCCGCAACTTGTCAATCGAATTAAGTGGAGTGCTCATAGTTTAATTAGTCTCTGGCACTGCCGATCTGGGACTGAGCCGTGAGCGCGGGATAGTCGATCTGGGACTCTTTGACTTTCACTGGTAGTATATGGAGCTCCAGAGACAGATTTAGACGGCTGGCTTGCGAAGATGTTCAAGCAATGCCCACCGCACGCGACGCCAAGTTAATTTCCAATTGGGCATTGCCGCATCGGGGAACGCACAACTACGACTTCCGGAAACACGCTTAGAGGCGGTAGAAACTTGCTTTCTAAATGAACCGGGCCGAAGTTTAGTGTAAGGACACTACGTTTAGCAAGAAGCCGTACTGGTGAAGCTAGTTGGTCGTGTCACACGGTTTCTGAGGATGCCTCTCCATCGAGCGGAGTGCTAAAGACATCGCAAATTAGGTTGTAGTCCTTTTTTTTCTCCAATATGCCAAGCTGGCATATCATTGCATTGATAGATAAAAAGAGTACAAGGGTTGAGGACTCCTAGCTCGTTCACAGCTAGGCGTGCCAGGGGTCCTCGTGAGCAGAAGAAGTGGGATGCTCGGCCCAGCTACAGTAGGTTTACATCGCGTCGATTACAGCTTGGAGTCCTTTGGCACCAGCAGAGGCCCAGGTGCGCACATCGTCCTGGATCGAAGCAAACAAGTGCCTAGCAGAGGGTTGCTGAAGGTCGAAGATGCAAGCGTTTCGGTGCTTCCAAATGTCCCAGGTAACCAGTGGGACTAGGGACGCAAGGGCCTTCCGGAGCGATACTGGGATGGAGCCAGTAGCGTCTCTCCACCAGTCGTAGAGGGTGAGGTCGCCATTGGGAGGGCTGACGGTGAGTTTGCACCAAGCTAGAGTGCGGTGCCAAATCTCCCTGGAGAAGATGCAGGCGGCAAGGAGGTGGTGGATGTCCTCAAAGTCTTGGTCGCATAGGACACAGCGAGGAGGGTGGGCCAATCCCCGCTTGGCTAATCTTTCCGCCGTCCAGCAGCGGTCTTGCTTAGCGAGCCACAGGAACATTTTGACATTGGTCGGGGCCCAGCCCTTCCATGTCATCCTCCAGTCCATGTCCGCAATGGAGCCTTGGAAGAGAGCCAGGTAGCAGGATGAGGCTGAGTATGTGCCGCTGGCAGTCCATCGCCAGCGTGTGCGGTCGGGGTCAGAGGAGAGGGTGACATGAAGAAGACGCCTCCAAAGATAGATATATTCGACAGTGGCCTCGACACCAAGCGCGCCACGGATGTCCTGAATCCAGGCCCGGTTGAGAAGTCCCTCATGGACCAGGCGCTTGTTGCGGCGTCTTCGAGGTACCAAAGCGGTCAGTCTCGGTGCGATCTCGGCAATCAACTTGCCATCCAGCCAATGGTCAGTCCAGAATCGGCAGGCGAGTCCGTCTCCGATAGTCCAGGAGGTGGATCCACGGAAGTTGTCGCGCACGTCAGCGTCGTCTGGCAGGTGCAGATGATGCCAGGGTCGCGTGGGGTCGGTGATGTGCAGCCAAAGCCATCTAGCTCGGAGGGAAATGCCAATGCGTTGAAGGTCACGCACGCCAAGGCCCCCAAGCTCGAGGGGGTGGCACACCTTCTGCCAGTTTACCAGGCAGTTGCCAGAGCAGGCCTCCTTGCGCCCATGCCATAGGAAATCGTGGATTAGCTGGTTGATGAGCTTCAGGATGGATGGCGAGAGGGTCATGGCCAGCAGCAGGTGGACTGGCATGGCGCTCAGCACATGGCGGACAAGGGCaagactgttggggaacgtagtaatttcaaaaaatgtcctacgcacacgcaagatcatggtgatgcatagcaacgagaggggagagtgttgtccacgtaccctcgtagaccgacagcggaagcgttatcacaacgcggttgatgtagtcgtacgtcttcacgatccgaccgatcaagtaccgaacgcacggcatctccgagttcagcacacgttcagctcgatgacgtccctcgaactccgatccagccgagtgttgagggagagttttgtcagcacgacggcgtggtgacgatgatgatgttctaccgacgcagggcttcgcctaagctccgcaacgatattatcgaggtgtaatatggtggaggggggcaccgcacacggctataatatcgtatatcaacttgtgtgtagaggtgcccccctgcccccgtatataaaggatcaagggggaggccggctgccttgggcgcgccaaggagagggagggagtcctcctcctagtaggagtaggactcccctttcctagtccaactaggaagagagggggggaaggaaagagagggagagggagagggaaagaggggctgcgcccccctcccctagtccaattaggactcctcttgggagggggcgcgccacctcctggctgctgccctctctctcccctcaaggcccactaaggcccaatacttccccggggggttccggtaacccctccggcactccggttttatccgaaacttctccggaacacttccggtgtccgaatatagtcgtccaatatatcaatctttatgtctcgaccatttcgagactcctcgtcatgtccgtgatcacatccgggactccgaacaacctttggtacatcaaaacatataaactcataatataactgtcatcgtaacgttaagcgtgcggaccctacgggttcgagaactatgtagacatgaccgagacacctctccagtcaataaccaatagcggaacctggatgctcatattggttcccacatattctacgaagatctttatcggtcaaaccgcataacaacatacgttgttccctttgtcatcggtatgttacttgcccgagattcgatcgtcggtatctcgatacctagttcaatctcattaccggcaagtctctttactcgttccgtaatacatcatcccgcaactaactcattagtcacaatgcttgcaaggcttatagtgatgtgcattaccgagtggccccagagatacctcttcgacaatcggagtgacaaatcctaatctcgaaatacgccaacccaacaagtacctttggagacacctgtagagcacctttataatcacccatttatgttgtgacgtttggtagcacacaaagtgttcctccggtaaacgggagttgcataatctcatagtcataggaacatgtataagtcatgaagaaagcaatagcaacatactaaacgatcgggtgctaagctaacggaatgggtcaagtcaatcacgtcattctcctaatgaggtgatcccgttaatcaattgacaactcatgtctatggctaggaaacataaccatctttgattaacgagctagtcaagtagaggcatactagtgacacactgtttgtctatgtattcacacatgtactatgtttccggttaatacaattctagcatgaataataaacttttatcatgatataaggaaataaataatactttattattgcctctagggcatatttccttcggtctctcacttgcactagagtcaataatctagattacacagtaatgattcttacacccatggagtctcggtgctgatcatgttttgctcgtggaagaggcttagttaacgggtctgcatcattcagatccgtatgtatcttgcaaatttctatgtctcccacctggactaaatcccggatggaattgaagcgtcttttgatgtgcttggttctcttgtgaaatctagattcctttgctaaggcaattgcaccagtattgtcacaaaagattttcattggtcccgatgcactaggtatgacacctagatcggatatgaactccttcatccagactccttcatctgctgcttccgaagcagctatgtactccacttcacacgtaggtcccgtcacgacactttgcttagaactgcaccaaccgacagctccatcgttcaatgtaaatacgtatccggtttgcgatttagaatcgtccggatcagtgtcaaagcttgcatcaacgtaaccacttacgatgagctctttgtcacctccataaacgagaaacatatccttagtccttttcaggtatttcaggatgttcttgaccgctgtccagtgatccactcctggattactttggtacctccctgctaaacttatagcaaggcacacatcaggtctggtacacagcattgcatacatgatagagcctatggctgaagcatagggaacatctttcatcttctctctatcttctgcagtggtcgggcattgagtcttactcaatctcacaccttgtagtacaggcaagaaccctttctttgcttgatccattttgaacttcttcaaaactttgtcaaggtatgtgctttctgaaagtcctattaagcgtcttgatctatctctatagatcttaatgcctaatatatatgcagcttcaccgaggtctttcattgaaaaactcttattcaagtatccctttatgctatccagaaattctatatcatttccaatcagcaatatgtcatccacatataatatcagaaatgctactgagctcccactcactttcttgtaaatacaggcttctccaaaagtctgtataaaaccaaatgctttgatcacactatcaaagcgtttattccaactccgagaggcttgcaccagtccataaatggatcgctggagcttgcacactttgttagctccctttggatcgacaaaaccttctggttgcatcatatacaactcttcttccagaaatccattcaggaatgcagttttgacatccatttgccaaatttcataatcataaaatgcggcaattgctaacatgattcggacagacttaagcatcgctacgggtgagaaggtctcatcgtagtcaatcccttgaacttgtcgaaaacctttcgcaagaagtcgagctttatggacagtaacattaccatcagcgtcagtcttcttcttgaagatccatttattttcaatggcttgccgaccatcgggcaagtcaaccaaagtccatactttgttctcatacatggatcccatctcggatttcatggcttcaagccattttgcggaatctgggctcaccatcgcttcttcatagttcgtaggttcgtcatggtctagtaacataacctccagaacaggattaccataccactctggtgcggatcttgatctagttgacctacgaggttcagtaataacttgatctgaagtttcatgatcattatcattaacttcctcactaattggtgtaggtgtcgcagaaactgatttctgtgatgat contains:
- the LOC109748500 gene encoding xyloglucan endotransglucosylase protein 7, with amino-acid sequence MAPALPCRPKLRLLCVALAFLLAVDIGRADIYEDIEIIWSADHTYYFMDGESEALALSLDYNRGSAFKSKEMYHFVRIDIDIKLIEGNSAGTVCTVYTISEGPWEVHDEIDLEFLGNSTGEPYTLHTNIFANGVGGREQQFKLWFDPSSEYHTYSIVWNPKRITIEVDGVTVRTFDNNEDQGVPFPSYQRQRVYGSLWSAEDWATQGGRVKTDWSLAPFVSYYRNYNVTWCQPSPGVLWCGTEPAESTHFNLSPKALADLQWVRDNHYVIYDYCLDRSNRYNDATRPKECSLPPRP
- the LOC141041239 gene encoding uncharacterized protein, translating into MDWRMTWKGWAPTNVKMFLWLAKQDRCWTAERLAKRGLAHPPRCVLCDQDFEDIHHLLAACIFSREIWHRTLAWCKLTVSPPNGDLTLYDWWRDATGSIPVSLRKALASLVPLVTWDIWKHRNACIFDLQQPSARHLFASIQDDVRTWASAGAKGLQAVIDAM